The genome window CATCGAGTCTTGCTACCGGTGTCGCGGTGTCCACAACCGCTTGCACGCCACCGCACGAAACGAAGACCGCCGATAACGGCGGCGCGACAGCTGCGGCGTCGAATGCGTCGTACGAGCCACGCTATTTCACCCCCGGTGAATACCGCTTCCTTCAAGCTGCAGTCGACCATTTGATTCCGTCGGACGAATATGGCGCGGGTGCGCTCGAATCCGACGTGCCGGTGTTCCTCGACAAGCAGATGGACACGCCCTATGGCCATGGTCAGCTGTGGTACATGCAGGGGCCTTTCCATCCGGACCAACCCCCTGAAATGGGGTATCAGCTCAACCTGACGCCGCGGCAAATCTTCCGCCTGGGCATTGCCGAATCCGAAACCTATGCGAACAGCGCGCACGGCAAGAGCTTCGTGGAACTGGCGAAGGACCTGCAATTACAGGTCCTGAAGGAGATCGAGGCGGGCAAGGCGCATTTCGACAAAGTGCCGGCTAAAACGTTCTTCGGCTTTTTGCTGAAAAGCACGAAGGAAGGCTATCTTGCCGACCCCATCTACGGCGGCAACAAGGATATGGGCGGTTGGAAGATGGTGGGCTTCCCGGGTGCCCGTGCGGACTTCATGGACTGGATCGACCAGCCGAATGTGAAGTATCCGTATGGACCGGTGTCGATTTCGGGAAGGAAGGGTTGAGATGGCGATTAAAAAAGACAAAGTAGATGTCGTGCTGATCGGCTTCGGCTGGACGGGCGCCATCATGGGCATGGAAATGACTGATGCCGGCCTGAACGTTCTGGCGCTTGAGCGCGGCGAATTTCGCGACACGCCAACCGATGCGGCCTATCCGAAGGTCATCGACGAACTGGCCTATTCCACGCGCGGCAAGCTGTTCCAATCGCTGGCCGGCGAGACCTGCACGATTCGCCACAATATGCAGCTGACGGCGGTGCCGTACCGGCAGCATGGGTCGTTCCTGTTGGGCACGGGCGTGGGCGGAGCCGGTTTCCATTGGAACGGCATGATGTATCGGAATCTCCCGGAAGAGCTGGAGATGAAAACCCGCTACACCGAGCGGTATGGCAAGAAATTCATCCCGGACGATATGCAGTTGCTGGATCACGGCGTGACCTATGCCGAGCTCGAGCCCCACTACAACTTCGTCGAAAAACTGATGGCCGTATCGGGTAAGGCCGGCAACATCAACGGGAAGACAACTGGCGCCGACGGCGGCAATCCGCTCGAAGCCGCACGGACCGAAGAATTCCCGACGGCCCCGCTCAAAAAGCAGTACAGCGGCTCCTTGTTCGAGAAAGCGGCCAGGGAAACCGGGTTTCATCCGTACATGGCACCGGCGGCCAACGCTTCTGAGCCTTATACGAACCCCTATGGCGTCCGTATCGGCCCCTGCAACTATTGCGGCTTCTGCGAGAACTACGGCTGCTATATGTACTCGAAGGCATCGCCGCAGACGACGATCCTTCCGGTACTGCTCAAGCGCAAGAATTTCGAACTGCGCACGGAATCGCACGTGCTGAAGGTCAATCTCGACGCCGACGGCAAGCACGCCACCGGCGTCACCTACATCGATTCGCAAGGCCGGGAAGTCGAGCAGCCCGCGGATATGGTGATCCTGACCGCGTTCCAGACCCACAACGTGCGCCTGATGCTGCTGTCCGGTATCGGCAAGCAATACGACCCGGTGACCGGCGAGGGGACCGTCGGGCGCAACTTCGCCTATCAGATGAACGGTGGCGTCAATGTCATGTTGCCGAAGGGCACGGCATTGAACCGGTTCGCGGGCACGGGTGCCGGCGCGGTGGGCATGGACGATCTGAACGGCGACCAGTTCGACCACGGCCCGCTGGGCTTCGTCGGGGGCGCCAGCATCCGTAGCTTGAGCACCGGTGGTCGTCCGATCGGTCAGGCACCGACGGTGCCGGGCACGCCGTCCTGGGGCACCGAGTGGAAGAAGGGCGTTCAGGATGCCTACCAACGGTATATGACGATCGGTATCTCCGGCTCGGTCATGGGCTACAAGGACCGCTACCTCGACCTGGATCCCACGTACAAGGACAAGTACGGCATGCCTTTGCTGCGCATGACCTTCGACTGGCACGACAACGAGTACGCGATGCTCGCGCATATGGGCGACGAGATGGAAAAGGTCGCGAAGGCCATTCCGAACGAAGGCATTTACCGCGCTATCCGTAAGAAGGGATCGAGCTGGGATACCCGCGTCTATCAAAGTACCCATTTGACCGGCGGCGCGATCATGGGCACGAACCCGAAGGAAAGCGCGGTCAATCGTTTCTGCCAAAGCTGGGACGTGCCGAACGTGTTCGTTACGGGCGCCTGTTTGTTCCCGCAAAACATGGGCTATAACCCCACGGGGCTGGTCACTGCGCTGGCGTATTGGTCGGCAAAGGCCATCCGCGAGCAGTATCTGAAAAGCCCGGGTCCGCTGGTGCAGGCATAAGGAGACGATGATGACTAAAAATATTGCGCGCGCCACGGCTTCGGTCCGGATGGCGCGGACATCGGGCGTCCTGTCGTCGTTGGCGGTCACGTTGGCGACCGTTGCCGGATTGGGCGCGTTGGCCCCGTCCGTGCTAGCCCAAACGAGCCAGCCCACGCAAAGCGCCGATCAGGCACAACTGATCAAGCAAGGCGCGTATCTGGCGCGGGCTGGCGATTGTATCGCCTGCCATACGGCCAAGGGCGGGAAGCCGTTTGCTGGCGGCCTGCCGATGGCAACGCCGATCGGTACGATCTACTCGTCGAACATCACGCCGGACAAGACGCACGGTATTGGCGACTATACGCTCGAGGACTTCGACAAGGCCGTACGTCACGGCGTGGCGAAGAACGGCGACACCTTGTATCCGGCGATGCCTTACCCGTCGTACGCCAAGGTCAAGCCGTCCGATATCAAGGCGCTGTACGCGTATTTCATGAACGGCGTGCAGCCGGTGGCGCAAGCGAACAAGGCAACGGATATCGCCTGGCCGATGTCGATGCGCTGGCCGTTGTCGATCTGGCGCAGCCTGTATGCGCCGGCGGTCGTGAGCGACGACAGTATGACGGGCGACGCCGATGCGGTGACGCGCGGCCGATACCTGGTCGAAGGACTGGCGCATTGCTCGGCATGCCATACGCCGCGCAAGGTGACGATGGAGGAATCGGCGCTGAGCGATGACGGTTCGACCTTCCTGTCCGGCGCCGTGATCGACGGTTACCTGGCCAAGAACCTGCGCGGCGACGTCAACGACGGACTCGGTAAATGGAGCGAGGCGGACATCGTCGCCTTCTTGAAGGGCGGTCGCAACAGTCATTCGGCTGCGTTCGGCGGTATGGCGGAGGTGGTCGAGAACAGTACGCAGTACATGACCGATGCCGATCTGACGGCGATCGCGCAGTACCTGAAGACCCTGAAGCCGGTGCGTGCGGACCAGGCGCCGTTGGCCTACAACGATGCCACCGAACAGATGTTCCATAGCGGGAAAGCGAGCAGCAACGGCGCGATCCAGTTCCTGAACAACTGTGCGGCCTGCCACCGCACCACGGGCCTGGGCTGGAAGGAAACCTTCCCCGCCCTGGCCTTGAGTTCGACGGTGAACACGCAGGATCCGACGTCATTGATCCATATCGTCCTGGGTGGCGCGGAAATGCCGTGGACCACGTCGGCGCCGACGCACTACGCGATGCCCGCCTTCGCGCAGCGCTTGAACGACCAGGATATTGCCGATCTGCTGACCTTCGTCCGCTCCGGCTGGGGCAATAATGCGCCGCCCGTCACGCCGGACATGGTGGCAAAGGTGCGCAAGACGCTGCCGGAAACGCCGCGTGAGGCCTCGGAGAAATCGCTGTCGCCGGTGAACAAGGACTGATTCAACGCTCTGGGGCGCTTTCCGGCCCCATTTTTTAGCGCCGCATGCCCTGTCAGGGGTGTGCGGCGTTTTTTTTGGATCGAACCCCATCCGTCGATAGGCAATCTCTGCCGGCGCAGGATCCTCGCGGCATCGGTTATCATATTACCGGCGGCGGCGTACCGGCTGTGTCCACACACGCGACGTCGTCGAGAGCAAGTTCATCAGGCGGGTCACTAAAGATTGAAATGGGAAAACAACTGCAGCGCGTGCTGAGCGACGTGCCCGGCCTGGACACCATCCTGTGCGGAGGCTTGATCGCCGGATCGTCCTACATTATTCAGGGCATGCCCGGAGCCGGTAAAACGATCCTGGCCAACCAAGTCGCATTCGGGCAGGCGCGCGCAGGGCACAAGATCCTTTATGTGACGCTCCTCGCGGAATCGCACGACCGACTGTTCCAGTCCTTGTCGACGCTCGATTTCTTCGATGCCTCGGTGATCGGCACGCAACTGGTCTATATCAGCCTGTTTCAGACGCTGCGCGATGAAGGGTTGTCGGCGCTGGTGGCGGTATTGCGCAAGGAGTTGTCGCGTCAGCAGTGCTCGATGCTGGTGATGGATGGGCTGTTGAATGCCCGCGATCGCGGCGACACGGATCTCGACGTGAAGTCTTTCGTTGCCGAGTTGCAGGGTCATGCTGCTTTCACCCATTGCACCGTCCTGTTTCTCACGAGTGCGCGAATCGACGACGCGAGCCCGGAACACACCATGGTCGATGGCGTGATCCAATTGCAAAGCGAGGAAGTCGGCTCGCGAACCG of Robbsia sp. KACC 23696 contains these proteins:
- a CDS encoding GMC family oxidoreductase, with amino-acid sequence MAIKKDKVDVVLIGFGWTGAIMGMEMTDAGLNVLALERGEFRDTPTDAAYPKVIDELAYSTRGKLFQSLAGETCTIRHNMQLTAVPYRQHGSFLLGTGVGGAGFHWNGMMYRNLPEELEMKTRYTERYGKKFIPDDMQLLDHGVTYAELEPHYNFVEKLMAVSGKAGNINGKTTGADGGNPLEAARTEEFPTAPLKKQYSGSLFEKAARETGFHPYMAPAANASEPYTNPYGVRIGPCNYCGFCENYGCYMYSKASPQTTILPVLLKRKNFELRTESHVLKVNLDADGKHATGVTYIDSQGREVEQPADMVILTAFQTHNVRLMLLSGIGKQYDPVTGEGTVGRNFAYQMNGGVNVMLPKGTALNRFAGTGAGAVGMDDLNGDQFDHGPLGFVGGASIRSLSTGGRPIGQAPTVPGTPSWGTEWKKGVQDAYQRYMTIGISGSVMGYKDRYLDLDPTYKDKYGMPLLRMTFDWHDNEYAMLAHMGDEMEKVAKAIPNEGIYRAIRKKGSSWDTRVYQSTHLTGGAIMGTNPKESAVNRFCQSWDVPNVFVTGACLFPQNMGYNPTGLVTALAYWSAKAIREQYLKSPGPLVQA
- a CDS encoding cytochrome c — encoded protein: MMTKNIARATASVRMARTSGVLSSLAVTLATVAGLGALAPSVLAQTSQPTQSADQAQLIKQGAYLARAGDCIACHTAKGGKPFAGGLPMATPIGTIYSSNITPDKTHGIGDYTLEDFDKAVRHGVAKNGDTLYPAMPYPSYAKVKPSDIKALYAYFMNGVQPVAQANKATDIAWPMSMRWPLSIWRSLYAPAVVSDDSMTGDADAVTRGRYLVEGLAHCSACHTPRKVTMEESALSDDGSTFLSGAVIDGYLAKNLRGDVNDGLGKWSEADIVAFLKGGRNSHSAAFGGMAEVVENSTQYMTDADLTAIAQYLKTLKPVRADQAPLAYNDATEQMFHSGKASSNGAIQFLNNCAACHRTTGLGWKETFPALALSSTVNTQDPTSLIHIVLGGAEMPWTTSAPTHYAMPAFAQRLNDQDIADLLTFVRSGWGNNAPPVTPDMVAKVRKTLPETPREASEKSLSPVNKD
- a CDS encoding gluconate 2-dehydrogenase subunit 3 family protein, encoding MSEEKEPRRRFLRQVLAIVPASSLATGVAVSTTACTPPHETKTADNGGATAAASNASYEPRYFTPGEYRFLQAAVDHLIPSDEYGAGALESDVPVFLDKQMDTPYGHGQLWYMQGPFHPDQPPEMGYQLNLTPRQIFRLGIAESETYANSAHGKSFVELAKDLQLQVLKEIEAGKAHFDKVPAKTFFGFLLKSTKEGYLADPIYGGNKDMGGWKMVGFPGARADFMDWIDQPNVKYPYGPVSISGRKG